A window of the Cytophagaceae bacterium genome harbors these coding sequences:
- a CDS encoding transposase family protein, with translation MKKLKIEKVNQVWASDITYIPMPRGYMYLYAIIDLYSRFIVNWGLSNNMSADWCVTISREALSKWGKPEIFNTDQGAQFTSDDFVSLLKEFGIKQSMDGKGRAIDNIFIERFWRTIKYEYVYINPANGGHELYFGIE, from the coding sequence TTGAAGAAACTAAAAATTGAAAAAGTTAATCAAGTATGGGCTTCTGATATTACTTATATACCAATGCCACGTGGTTATATGTATTTATATGCCATAATAGACCTATATAGTAGGTTTATAGTGAACTGGGGGCTATCAAATAATATGAGTGCTGATTGGTGTGTTACAATCAGTAGAGAAGCCTTATCTAAATGGGGTAAACCAGAAATTTTTAATACAGATCAAGGAGCTCAATTTACCTCAGACGATTTTGTCTCTTTACTTAAAGAGTTTGGCATAAAACAAAGTATGGATGGGAAAGGAAGAGCCATTGACAATATTTTTATTGAAAGATTTTGGCGAACTATTAAATATGAGTATGTTTATATTAATCCAGCAAATGGAGGACACGAACTCTATTTTGGAATTGAATAA
- a CDS encoding sterol desaturase family protein — translation MNITTFFNENHKITHGLIFMIVFLICLNLEYLFGVSDKKVKFKNIRTNLMFILPGFVFQNILGLVFVKVLIWENLNHFGLLSYFNMHSTTQQLMISFIVLDFFYWLYHFLMHKYSVVWRFHAVHHSDKVLNVSTSLREHPVETTIRLSHYMLITWLLGPMVWLISLHQFVQILSKIIIHSNWRLPDNIDKYLSYLILTPNMHHVHHHEKQPYTDSNFGDLFSIWDRAFGTFQFLPKEKVIFGLDVEIFKENPQTLRFKELIKLPFGKQKLNN, via the coding sequence ATGAATATCACTACCTTTTTTAACGAAAATCACAAGATTACTCATGGCTTAATCTTTATGATTGTTTTTTTAATATGTTTAAATTTGGAGTATCTTTTTGGCGTAAGCGACAAAAAAGTCAAGTTTAAGAACATCAGAACCAATTTAATGTTCATCCTACCAGGGTTTGTTTTTCAAAATATTTTAGGATTAGTATTTGTAAAAGTTTTAATATGGGAAAACCTTAATCATTTCGGCCTATTATCTTATTTTAATATGCATTCCACCACGCAGCAATTAATGATAAGTTTTATTGTTCTGGATTTTTTTTATTGGTTATATCATTTTTTAATGCATAAATACAGTGTCGTGTGGCGGTTTCATGCAGTTCACCATTCAGATAAGGTATTAAATGTTAGTACCTCTTTAAGAGAACATCCAGTCGAAACTACAATTCGTTTGAGTCATTATATGTTAATTACTTGGTTATTGGGACCGATGGTTTGGCTTATAAGTTTACATCAATTTGTTCAAATTTTAAGTAAAATTATTATTCATAGCAATTGGAGGCTGCCTGATAACATCGATAAATATCTATCATATTTGATATTAACGCCAAACATGCATCATGTACATCATCATGAAAAGCAACCTTATACAGACAGTAACTTTGGTGATTTATTTAGCATTTGGGATCGTGCTTTTGGAACATTTCAGTTTTTGCCAAAAGAAAAAGTGATTTTTGGTTTAGATGTAGAAATATTTAAAGAAAACCCCCAAACATTAAGGTTTAAAGAATTAATAAAACTTCCTTTTGGTAAGCAAAAGTTAAACAATTGA
- a CDS encoding TonB-dependent receptor, whose product MAFKYFLSLGIILFILKAEAQSYTISGYIKDAKSGEAVIGASIFISNTKSGTTANTYGFYSISFKSTDTLGIVFSSLGYKPQIKKIPGNKNHALNINLMENSSDLDEIVVTTTKNDDNVQKTQMGIIDVPMKLANSLPVILGERDIMKIIQLLPGVQAGNEGTTGFYVRGGNSDQNLVQLDEATVYNPNHLFGLFSTFNSNALNRVSLIKGGFPAQYGGRLSSALDITMKEGNNKKLGVQGGIGLISSNLTVEGPLKKEKGSFIFSGRRTYVDLLAKPFIKGIGYTFYDLNAKINYQITPKDKLFLSTFYGNDNANYTGASSLNYGIGFGNSTATVRWNHLFNQKLFVNSSFILNSYHLALSTIQSGYVAQLYSSIKDINAKADFEYYPSQRHNIKFGLNYSNHTFAPFSSGLKIPKSGKIPKFNVDSLAIKAHTNEMALYFNDEIKISNSFSLNIGVRAPYFYTQTVSYKYLEPRLSTKLNLNPETSLKLSYTVMNQFLHLIPNSTASLPTDIWIPASKVTSPQNSKQVSLGVFRNFKDNTFKTSLEVYYKDMKNQALFKEGALLTQVTVIEDNLVFGKGNSYGAELFVEKTAGKLNGWLAYTLSWSNQIFKDLNMGKEFPFAYDRRHNLSLVGNYDLSKKWILSAAFVFNTGRPFTLPIGRVDVGNGGTLYNGTYADYGGRNNYRLNNFHRLDISAIYKKPRKIFHKMYDSEWVFSVYNLYSRRNPYFVYLSTDDITKVPVAKQVSLLPAIPSVSYNFKF is encoded by the coding sequence ATGGCCTTTAAATATTTTCTTTCCTTGGGCATTATTCTATTTATCTTAAAAGCTGAAGCACAGAGCTATACCATAAGTGGTTATATCAAAGATGCCAAGTCAGGTGAAGCCGTCATAGGTGCAAGCATTTTCATCTCTAATACAAAAAGTGGAACAACCGCCAATACGTATGGGTTTTATTCCATTTCTTTTAAGTCAACCGATACCCTCGGGATTGTATTTTCATCTTTAGGATATAAGCCTCAGATAAAAAAAATACCTGGCAATAAGAACCATGCATTAAATATTAATCTAATGGAAAATTCATCAGACCTTGATGAAATAGTCGTAACTACAACCAAAAACGACGATAATGTTCAAAAAACCCAAATGGGAATTATAGATGTACCAATGAAACTTGCAAATTCTTTGCCTGTAATTTTGGGCGAACGTGACATTATGAAGATAATACAACTATTGCCAGGCGTGCAAGCGGGTAATGAAGGAACTACTGGATTTTATGTTAGAGGCGGCAATTCAGACCAAAATCTGGTTCAGTTAGACGAGGCTACTGTTTATAACCCCAATCACCTTTTTGGCCTATTTAGCACATTTAACTCAAATGCTCTCAATAGGGTCTCATTAATAAAGGGCGGTTTTCCTGCTCAATATGGTGGTCGGTTATCATCAGCATTGGACATTACTATGAAGGAGGGTAATAACAAAAAGTTAGGTGTTCAAGGCGGAATAGGTTTGATATCTTCTAATCTAACGGTAGAAGGTCCACTTAAAAAAGAAAAAGGTTCCTTTATTTTTTCGGGTAGGCGTACCTATGTCGATTTGCTTGCAAAACCATTTATAAAAGGTATTGGCTACACTTTTTACGACCTAAACGCTAAAATTAATTATCAAATTACGCCAAAAGACAAACTTTTTCTAAGTACTTTTTATGGCAACGACAATGCGAATTATACAGGAGCCAGCAGTTTAAATTATGGTATAGGCTTTGGAAATAGCACTGCAACAGTGAGATGGAATCATTTATTCAATCAAAAACTTTTTGTTAATAGTTCCTTTATTTTAAACTCCTATCATTTGGCACTTTCAACTATCCAAAGTGGATATGTTGCTCAATTGTATTCATCTATTAAAGATATAAATGCAAAGGCTGATTTTGAATATTATCCCAGTCAAAGGCATAATATAAAATTTGGGCTAAATTATAGTAATCATACCTTTGCACCATTTTCATCAGGCTTAAAAATCCCCAAGAGTGGTAAAATTCCAAAATTTAATGTGGACAGTTTAGCAATTAAAGCACATACCAATGAAATGGCCTTATACTTCAATGATGAAATAAAAATATCTAATAGTTTTAGTTTAAATATAGGAGTACGAGCCCCTTATTTTTACACCCAAACCGTTTCTTACAAGTATTTAGAACCTCGATTGTCCACCAAACTAAACCTAAACCCCGAAACCTCCCTAAAATTGTCATATACAGTTATGAATCAATTTTTGCATTTGATTCCAAATTCAACGGCCTCGCTACCTACAGACATCTGGATTCCAGCAAGTAAAGTCACATCACCACAAAATTCAAAGCAAGTTTCCTTAGGAGTGTTTCGAAATTTCAAAGACAACACATTTAAGACTAGCTTGGAAGTGTATTACAAAGACATGAAAAATCAAGCTCTATTCAAAGAAGGTGCATTGCTTACTCAAGTCACTGTAATTGAAGATAATTTAGTTTTTGGCAAAGGCAATAGTTATGGGGCTGAACTCTTTGTCGAAAAAACTGCAGGAAAGTTAAACGGTTGGCTTGCCTACACGCTATCGTGGTCTAATCAAATATTTAAAGACTTAAATATGGGAAAAGAGTTTCCATTTGCTTACGATCGCCGACACAACCTTTCATTGGTCGGTAATTACGATCTATCAAAAAAGTGGATACTCTCAGCTGCCTTTGTTTTCAATACTGGTCGTCCCTTCACATTGCCGATAGGTAGGGTGGATGTTGGCAATGGTGGTACATTATACAATGGCACCTATGCTGATTATGGAGGTAGAAATAATTATAGATTAAATAATTTTCATCGCCTAGATATTAGTGCTATATATAAAAAACCAAGAAAGATTTTCCATAAAATGTATGATTCGGAGTGGGTGTTTAGTGTATATAATTTATACAGCCGAAGAAATCCCTATTTTGTTTATTTAAGTACAGATGACATAACCAAGGTGCCAGTAGCAAAGCAAGTTTCACTACTGCCTGCCATTCCAAGTGTCAGTTATAATTTTAAATTCTAA
- a CDS encoding transposase → MRNVKRKFTPDFKLKVILDALSEKQTLSELSQKYKLHSNQISLWKQDFLSKALKVLESKLEKVPQEDHEKKELYIKIGQLQMEVDFLKKKLS, encoded by the coding sequence ATGAGAAATGTCAAGCGAAAATTTACACCTGATTTCAAATTAAAAGTGATTTTAGATGCTCTTAGCGAGAAACAGACCTTGTCTGAATTGAGTCAAAAGTATAAACTTCATTCAAATCAAATTTCACTTTGGAAGCAAGATTTTTTGAGTAAAGCCCTCAAAGTATTGGAATCAAAACTGGAGAAGGTGCCTCAGGAAGACCATGAGAAAAAAGAACTTTATATTAAAATAGGTCAGCTTCAAATGGAAGTCGATTTCTTAAAAAAAAAGTTGTCATGA
- a CDS encoding EamA family transporter translates to MEKWTIYAIVSMIFAGLTSVIAKFGMKDLSSDTALTIRTSVVFALVFTNAFIFKNAYSEIQQAPAKNWIFLSISGLTTAVSWIFYYRAMKLGPVSYIASIDKASIVVTLILSFLILKEPITPKILIGGGLILIGMLFLIWK, encoded by the coding sequence ATGGAAAAATGGACAATCTATGCTATCGTTTCTATGATTTTTGCTGGTCTAACTTCAGTAATTGCAAAATTCGGAATGAAAGACTTGAGCAGTGATACAGCTCTTACTATTAGAACTTCCGTCGTTTTCGCACTAGTTTTTACGAATGCTTTTATATTTAAAAATGCCTACAGTGAAATTCAACAAGCACCAGCTAAAAACTGGATATTTTTAAGTATTTCAGGGTTGACAACAGCAGTTTCTTGGATTTTTTATTACAGGGCAATGAAATTAGGACCTGTTTCATACATCGCCAGTATCGACAAGGCCAGTATAGTGGTTACTTTAATATTATCATTTTTGATTTTGAAAGAACCCATCACGCCTAAAATATTGATTGGTGGTGGTTTAATTTTAATAGGAATGTTATTCTTAATTTGGAAATAA
- a CDS encoding DUF4249 domain-containing protein, translated as MRKLIYIFSAIFLIPTIFSCEQVVVLKAKPYKDQLSIECLLVPGQVPKLYLNKSVAFFSSKISSSDLFINNAVVKIQNGDAVDILQPTSEKNPFLCQETYYYLGKIPSEVNKTYKLEVIYNGNTYSAETTIKQSKPILKSIDYTSKFNDVYGEHEGIILNFEDIPNESNNYRFQMIRQVDSTVRTASNKIYRSECNGAMPFTVNEIGRTVYNDENKNGLPMSFVIEPAYTHKKGQVGKVYLQTMDSNSAIFFDALDRQKLATSNPFVEPVFLKSQIKGCIGVFGHLNISDPIEFTFPE; from the coding sequence ATGAGAAAACTTATTTATATTTTCAGTGCCATATTTCTTATACCGACTATTTTTTCTTGCGAACAAGTTGTGGTCTTAAAGGCCAAGCCTTATAAGGATCAATTATCTATTGAATGTCTGCTTGTGCCGGGGCAAGTACCAAAATTATATTTAAATAAATCTGTCGCCTTTTTTAGTTCAAAAATTAGTAGTTCCGATTTATTTATAAACAATGCAGTGGTTAAAATTCAAAATGGCGATGCTGTTGATATTTTGCAACCCACATCAGAAAAAAATCCTTTTTTGTGTCAAGAAACATATTATTATTTGGGTAAAATTCCATCAGAAGTTAATAAAACCTATAAGTTGGAAGTAATTTATAATGGAAACACTTATTCAGCCGAAACTACCATTAAGCAATCAAAACCAATTCTCAAAAGTATTGATTATACTTCAAAATTTAACGACGTTTATGGCGAACACGAAGGCATAATATTGAATTTTGAAGACATTCCAAATGAAAGCAATAACTATCGGTTTCAAATGATTAGGCAAGTTGATAGTACAGTGAGGACTGCAAGCAATAAAATTTATAGATCTGAATGCAACGGGGCGATGCCCTTTACAGTAAATGAGATTGGAAGAACAGTTTATAATGATGAAAATAAAAATGGTTTGCCAATGAGCTTTGTTATAGAACCAGCCTATACACACAAGAAAGGGCAGGTGGGCAAAGTATATCTTCAAACAATGGATAGTAATTCTGCTATTTTCTTTGATGCTCTAGATCGGCAAAAATTGGCCACCAGTAATCCTTTCGTTGAGCCAGTTTTCTTAAAAAGCCAAATTAAAGGATGTATAGGTGTATTTGGTCATTTAAACATATCCGATCCAATCGAATTTACATTTCCTGAATAA
- a CDS encoding PKD domain-containing protein: MKSNLGFGLFNKNQITLKNLILIFTLIVPYLTYSQDKCGFDSIHQNLLKTNFEYSQEFVSRNTELNELKINDYKSYKSKINETNIFIIPIVIHIMNNGEEIGIGTNIDDITIFNSIDYLNRVYNGTYPGIVGVGDIQIQFELAKRTPSNDCTNGIERINASSIPNYSQFGVKSNASISGNGCSDIDLKNFARWNPNDYLNIWVVNRIDNGSIVGYSHLPSQSVSINQDGIVIVSSHLFSSVLTHEMGHALDLLHIFDSLFECIFPIIECSNSGDYICDTDPVTEHSECKSSDEINSCTNNPFQENTELNIMGYTLCRRLFTNGQKIRMQESMNLSRRASLIRSNNLALKSPFADLNIIGQSVNSLNIPAGDRPIVSFIEKNNGNIPAGQNYVSFHLSSDNILTPGQSGDKWIGDFLVSSVGAQSNSSQFSTQITIPTITTPGLYYLFFSADGNQNINECNESNNYSTVIINVLNTSCTIPSIPTIGSATSISNTFFTANWHSSNNADTYLLNVSTSSNFNPGTFVPGFENIEVNGISKIVPGVFCNTVYYYRVRAKRNCGSTSNYSQYSIVTTSTCGGGSSPINDNCNDAVSLTPNNICNNISGNLNEATSSGIAKPNCDNFINPAMKDIWYKFSSNTTGAFSINVTALTGFDAVTTLYDGCNGNELNCSDILGSPNSIISANLTLGHNYYIRIYDYGITDPSNPNFNICVTSPASCNYPSPPNVNSPTYIGQNSFQANWNFVSEASKYYMDVSTNPEFTTFFGTYNNMLVGTGSGYNISNLNCNTIYYYRIRSENSCGQSLNSTINSITTNSCNCSQIPESYVGMITHYRINAGNTIQWNATGSNNPDYFEWTFPGGNPSVSNETSPIIQYNTPGIYGVTLRAHNNCGWSNINIQNSMAYVLEPCSGPPVPPLAKTGTTYPGSFIANWEHSQGAIFYKIDWAYNSNFTSYFISDLFTGEGNHNQWTTGECGKYSLYYRVRAVNNCGTSLNSNSIFLNYNFIPLPPNTINGIKSILTGNSTSLVANGCSGQVKWYDSISEGNLLFSGNPFQTPNLNTNTNYFASCLNNCESETRLGVTIEVCSNLIESIKSGNWNDPTVWSCGIIPNMNSKVIINTGHTVSISIGDQGNCLNLETKNGSILNVPKGAKLIVISQ; encoded by the coding sequence TTGAAATCAAATTTAGGGTTTGGTTTATTTAACAAAAATCAAATTACTTTGAAGAACCTAATTTTAATATTCACTCTAATAGTACCATATTTAACTTATTCTCAAGATAAATGTGGATTTGATTCTATTCATCAAAATTTACTCAAAACAAACTTTGAATATTCTCAAGAATTTGTTTCCCGTAATACTGAACTAAACGAATTAAAGATAAATGACTATAAAAGTTATAAATCTAAGATCAATGAAACAAATATTTTTATAATTCCAATTGTAATTCATATTATGAACAATGGAGAGGAAATTGGTATTGGTACAAATATCGATGATATCACTATTTTCAATTCAATAGATTATTTAAATAGAGTTTATAATGGGACTTATCCAGGAATTGTAGGAGTTGGTGATATTCAAATCCAATTTGAACTCGCAAAAAGAACTCCATCTAATGATTGCACAAATGGAATAGAAAGAATAAATGCATCTTCAATTCCAAATTACAGTCAATTTGGTGTAAAATCAAATGCTAGTATATCAGGAAATGGTTGTTCTGATATTGATTTAAAGAACTTTGCAAGGTGGAATCCAAATGATTATTTAAATATTTGGGTAGTCAATAGAATTGACAATGGTTCAATTGTCGGTTATTCCCATTTACCAAGTCAATCCGTATCTATTAATCAGGATGGAATAGTAATAGTGTCGAGTCACCTTTTTTCAAGTGTATTAACACATGAAATGGGACATGCCCTTGATTTATTACATATTTTTGATAGTTTGTTTGAATGTATATTCCCAATAATAGAATGCAGCAATTCCGGTGACTATATATGTGACACTGATCCGGTTACTGAACACAGTGAATGTAAATCTTCGGATGAAATTAATTCTTGTACGAATAATCCATTCCAAGAAAATACTGAACTGAATATAATGGGATATACGCTTTGCCGACGGTTATTTACTAACGGTCAAAAAATTAGAATGCAAGAATCAATGAATCTCTCTAGAAGGGCTAGTTTAATTCGGTCCAATAATTTAGCTTTGAAATCACCTTTTGCAGATTTAAATATTATTGGTCAATCAGTAAACTCTTTAAATATTCCCGCTGGCGATAGACCAATTGTTTCCTTTATAGAAAAAAATAATGGAAATATACCTGCCGGTCAAAATTATGTAAGTTTCCATTTATCATCAGACAATATTTTAACTCCTGGCCAAAGTGGTGATAAATGGATTGGAGACTTTTTGGTTTCAAGTGTTGGGGCACAATCTAATTCATCGCAATTTAGCACTCAAATAACTATACCTACAATTACAACTCCGGGACTATATTACCTCTTTTTTTCTGCTGATGGAAATCAGAATATAAATGAATGTAATGAAAGTAATAATTATAGTACGGTTATTATAAATGTATTAAACACATCTTGTACTATTCCTTCAATTCCAACAATTGGTTCAGCTACTAGTATTAGTAATACCTTTTTTACCGCAAATTGGCATTCAAGTAATAATGCAGATACTTACTTATTAAACGTTTCAACATCTTCAAATTTTAACCCAGGTACTTTTGTTCCAGGATTTGAAAATATTGAAGTTAATGGAATTTCTAAAATTGTCCCTGGTGTATTTTGTAACACAGTTTATTATTATCGAGTTCGAGCAAAAAGAAATTGTGGTTCTACGAGTAATTACTCCCAATATTCAATAGTAACAACATCAACTTGTGGTGGTGGTAGTTCACCAATAAATGACAATTGCAATGATGCGGTATCTTTGACACCTAACAACATTTGCAATAATATCTCAGGAAATTTAAATGAAGCAACTTCAAGCGGAATTGCGAAACCAAATTGTGATAATTTTATAAATCCAGCAATGAAAGATATTTGGTATAAGTTCTCATCAAATACCACAGGTGCATTTTCAATAAATGTAACTGCTCTTACTGGTTTTGATGCAGTTACAACACTTTATGATGGATGCAATGGAAATGAACTTAACTGTTCTGATATTTTGGGAAGCCCTAATTCTATTATTAGTGCCAATTTAACTTTGGGGCATAATTATTATATCAGAATATATGATTATGGCATAACTGACCCTTCAAATCCTAACTTCAATATTTGTGTAACTAGTCCGGCTTCTTGCAATTATCCCTCTCCCCCAAATGTTAATTCTCCTACCTACATTGGTCAAAATTCATTTCAAGCAAATTGGAACTTTGTAAGTGAAGCTTCAAAATACTATATGGATGTTTCTACCAATCCAGAATTTACAACTTTTTTTGGTACTTATAATAATATGTTAGTAGGAACCGGCTCTGGTTACAATATTTCCAATTTGAATTGTAATACAATTTATTATTATAGAATCCGATCAGAAAATAGCTGTGGGCAAAGCTTAAATTCGACAATAAACAGTATAACAACAAATTCCTGTAATTGTAGTCAGATTCCCGAAAGTTATGTTGGAATGATTACCCATTATAGGATAAACGCAGGAAATACTATTCAATGGAATGCCACTGGAAGTAATAATCCTGATTATTTTGAATGGACATTCCCAGGGGGTAATCCTTCAGTTTCAAATGAAACTTCTCCCATTATCCAATACAACACGCCAGGAATTTATGGAGTTACTCTAAGGGCACATAATAATTGTGGATGGAGTAATATAAATATTCAAAATAGTATGGCATATGTATTAGAACCTTGTTCTGGTCCTCCAGTACCACCATTAGCTAAAACGGGTACTACTTATCCAGGGTCATTTATCGCTAACTGGGAACATTCTCAAGGGGCAATTTTTTATAAAATAGATTGGGCATATAATTCAAATTTTACAAGTTATTTTATTAGTGATTTATTTACTGGAGAAGGAAATCACAATCAATGGACAACTGGCGAATGTGGAAAATATTCGTTGTATTACCGAGTTAGGGCAGTCAACAACTGCGGAACGAGTTTAAATTCAAATTCAATTTTCCTTAATTACAACTTTATACCCCTTCCACCAAACACAATTAATGGAATAAAATCGATCTTAACTGGTAATTCTACATCTTTAGTGGCAAATGGATGTTCAGGACAAGTAAAATGGTATGATTCAATAAGTGAAGGTAACCTATTGTTTTCAGGTAATCCATTTCAAACTCCTAATTTAAACACTAATACTAATTATTTTGCATCATGCTTGAATAATTGTGAAAGCGAAACAAGACTTGGTGTAACCATTGAAGTTTGTTCAAATTTAATAGAAAGCATAAAATCTGGAAATTGGAATGATCCAACTGTTTGGTCTTGCGGAATTATTCCAAATATGAATAGTAAAGTAATAATTAATACTGGCCATACAGTATCAATTTCTATTGGTGATCAGGGTAACTGCTTGAATTTAGAAACCAAAAATGGTTCAATATTAAATGTCCCAAAAGGAGCAAAATTAATAGTTATTTCTCAGTAG